The segment ATTGGTAACCTATATTTTATTTTAATTTCATAAAGTAAAGAATTAAGAATTGATCCGGTTTTAAAAGCATTTGCTCTTATTATTAACATTTGCATATTATATAATATTATAAACCAGTTATTTATCGCAAATTAAAAAACATTTACTTCAATATTTTATGTAGTCAGGAATTCACTATTTGTAACCTCATAAAAGGAATTATACAAACAATTTCCTTAATATTACAAATGTAAACATGTAAATTTACATATGTCAACTGAAATTAAATTACATTTGTAATATGAAAGACAGGATTCAACAATTTCTAAATCAAACGGGTTATACGGCAACAAAGCTTGCAGATGAGCTCAAGATACAGCGATCCGGAATATCGCATATATTGAGCGGGAGAAATCAGCCTTCATATGACTTCATGGTACGTTTACTTAATCGCTTTCCCGATGTCAGTGCTGACTGGCTTCTGACAGGAAAGGGTAATATGTACAAAAACAAAACAGAAAACAAGGATATTGATTTATTTCAACCTTCCTTAACTTCAATAAAGACTGAAGAAAAGAAACAGGAACCTAAACTCGCTACTGAAAGCAGTATAGTTACAAATGTAAACATTCAAAAAGTCATCGTCT is part of the Bacteroidales bacterium genome and harbors:
- a CDS encoding helix-turn-helix transcriptional regulator translates to MKDRIQQFLNQTGYTATKLADELKIQRSGISHILSGRNQPSYDFMVRLLNRFPDVSADWLLTGKGNMYKNKTENKDIDLFQPSLTSIKTEEKKQEPKLATESSIVTNVNIQKVIVLKSDGTFEIYKSSDND